The sequence CTCCCCCTCTACTCTCCGCATGGCCTTTCTTACAGGGGAGCCTCCACCTCGCCCTCCTCAGCCTGCCATCTTCACTCAGAGTAAGTGGGGCTGCTCTCGGTGCCTTGGCCCCCGTCCCGCCCCCTCTCACTTCTCATTCCTCTCCTCCTGGAAGGTACAGAGCCCTGGCCAGCCGGCTGGCTGGGAGGGGAAGCGGGTGTGTGCTGTGAGCTTTTGCTGCTGACCTGGCCCGGCAtgcctgcctctccccccacccccaaacgtCTGGGCTTCTGGAACAAGTGTATGATCCTGGCGCCCACTTCGCCTCTGTCCACTGTTGCCTGGCCCTGCCTCACTTCCTGTGGGACCTGCAGAGGCTGTGTGGGCTCTCGTGCCAGTTGATCAGGAGCTCCGTCCTCTCTTAAGGATATAGCTCCCGTTGCTCTTGATGGTGGGAGACTGCCCACGGTCCCCTGCCTGCACTAACGGTGTGCCGTAATCGGGTAGGGATTACTAACTAGGGCTCAGGAGCAGGGGTGTTTGGGGTCTTGTGCTGACAGGGGGTGTCAGAGGCTGGCAGGTGTGCGGTGTTCCCTGCTCTAGCGGAGATGGAGGCAGGAGCTCACCAGACCCCCTAGAGGGCTGCCAGTATCCAGAGTAGGTTCTGCCCTCCTGTTTGAGAAGGGTCTGTGAGCATAGAGAACACTGGCAGCTGAGGGCTGACCTCCAGGGGAACTGGGAGTGGGGAGCTGGTGGGGGATACCTGGATGCCTTCCCCACACCCCACCTTTTCCTATCCCCCCACCTAACCCTGCCTCCCTGTTGGGGCCTCCCTTCCATCGCAGAACCAACCTACGACCCTGTGAGTGAAGACCAAGACCCCCTGTCAAGTGACTTGAAGAGGCTGAGCCTGCGGAAGCCAGGGCTGCCCCGTGGGCTGTGGCTAGCGAAGCCCTCAGCCCGGGTGCCGGGTACCAAGGCAGGCCGTGGCAGCGGTGAGATCACGCTCATTGACTTCAGCGAGGAGCCTGTAGCCCCGGCCCCTCGCCCCTGTGCACCCTCACTGGCGCAGCTGGCCATGGACGCCTGTTCCTTGCTGGATAAGACCCCGCCGCAGAGCCCCACGCGGGCACTGCCCCGGCCCCTGCATCCCACGCCTGTGGTGGACTGGGATGCACGCCCgctgcccccacctcccgcctATGATGACGTGGCCCAAGATGAGGATGACTTTGAGGTCTGCTCCATCAACAGCACCCTGGTGGGTGCAGAGGTCTCTGCTGGGTCCAGCCAGGGTGAGACCAATTATGCCTTCGTGCCTGAGCCGGcacagctcctccctcccctggagGACAATCTGTTCCTCCCACCCCAGGGTGGGGGCAAGCCACCCAACTCAGCCCAGACAGCAGAGATCTTCCAGGCACTGCAGCAGGAGTGCATGCGGCAACTACAGGTCCCTGCCAGCTCTCTTGTCCCCTTGCCCAGCCCTGGGGCTGATGACAAGCCCCAGGTGCCCCCTCGGGTACCCATCCCCCCAAGGCCCACACGCCCTCGTGGTGAGCTGTCTCCAGCCCCCTCAAGTGAGGAGGAGATGGGGCGGTGGCCTggacctgcctcccctccccgggTGCCTCCGCGGGAGCCCCTGTCCCCACAAGGCTCAAGGACCCCTAGTCCCCTGGTGCCACCTGGCAGCTCCCCGCTGCCACCCCGGCTCTCAAGCTCACCTGGGAAGACCATGCCCACCACCCAAAGCTTTGCCTCAGACCCCAAGTATGCCACACCCCAGGTGATCCAGGCACCTGGCCCCCGGGCCGGCCCCTGCATCTTACCCATTGTCCGAGATGGCAAGAAGGTCAGCAGCACCCACTACTACCTGCTACCTGAGCGCCCACCCTACCTGGAGCGCTACCAGCGCTTCTTACGTGAGGCCCAGAGCCCTGAAGAGGCAGACCCGATGCCTGTGCCCCTgctgctgccccctcccagcaccccagcccctgctgccCCCACTGCCACTGTTCGACCAATGCCACAGGCGGCCCCGGACCCCAAGGCCAACTTCTCCACCAACAACAGCAACCCAGGGGCCCGGCCACCAGCCCTGAGGGCCACTGCTCGTCTGCCACAGAGGGTCTGCCCCGGGGAAGGGCCAGAGGCTGGATGCCCAGCAGACAAGATCCAGATGGTGAGTAGTGGGCCTGGCTGCAGGGTGAGGAGGGTCAGGGGCCCAAGGGACCCAGCAGAAGGGGCCTGAGTCGTGTTGACGGTGGGTGGGTGTGCCCAGCTACAGGCCATGGTGCATGGGGTGACCACAGAGGAGTGCCAGGCGGCCTTGCAGAGCCACAGCTGGAGCGTGCAGAGGGCTGCCCAGTATCTGAAGGTACCATACCTCCTGCCTGCTCTGGCTTTCAGGGACCCTGAAGACTGGGTCTGCAGCTCTCCTCCCACTCACCCCCTCCCGACCCCGCTCCCTGGCTCTCCTCGGCCCTGCCCTTGTCTGGCGCCCCGCAGCCCCAGCGTGTCCCATGGCACCACCTTCTGCTCTTCAGGTGGAGCAGCTATTTGGGTTGGGTCTGCGGCCCCGAGGCGAGTGCCACAAAGTGCTGGAGATGTTCGACTGGAACCTGGAGCAGGCGGGCTGTCACCTGCTGGGCTCCTGCGGCTCCGCCCACCACAAGTGAGCAGCCCCACCCTCCACAAGTGAGCCTGCACCTGCCACCTCCTGTCCCTGAGGGTGTCAAGGCCAGAGACTCAGGGGTCCCcagccaggaggagggaggggcctgaTCCCAGGATGGGCAGTTCTTTGCAGAAACAGTAATGGTAAAAGGAACTGGAGCCTCTCTTGGGTGCAGGGGCTTGCTTCCTGAGAGCGGCTCCAGTGAGCAGCAGTATAGGTAGGACTCACTGATTTAAACAGAAATGGCTTCCGTCTTCATTTcctatttcactttaaaataacagGGTTCTAATGCCTTTTGAAAtgtctaatttaaaaaatcctattactttgctataaaaattcatatatttatatataacaaaatatataatgtaaataacatatggaatatagaatataaatacataaaaatgaatgttttatcaAGTCAGAAAGTGGTGAAATCCCCCCGGGAGGCACCAGCAGGGTGTGGGCTTTCAGAGTCCTCTGGCGGCAGACAGCCTGAGTTAGGACCAGCCTTCTGCTCCCACGTGGCATCAGCTAATGCTACTTTCCTGATCTCTCAgggtcctcatctgtaaaatgtgtgtaaATGATAGTGCCTACCTCACAGAAGTGGTTAGAGGAGTGAATGAGGGTGGCATCTGACACCACACTGCAAATGTTTGGCCCAAGGGAGACCATCACTGAAGTTAGCCATTATCTCATGGTTATTCTTATGAATCTGCATCAGTAACTACAGATTAGTTACTGCTAACATTGTgcataataatttataatgttattctcttattttcagtTTATCAAAGTAAAGAAGGCATTCTAGGATGATAAATTCTAAAATCATTGCCTAGAACCGCCAGTTTTCGATAGAATTTGGCTGGCACTGAGAGGCCCTCTCACACCCAAGATTGTTGCACTATCCCCCTGTTGATGGAGGGCTTTCTGGTTGTTTCCCTCCTTTAGGCGCTGAGATATCTGGAAAGCCAGAGGGTCTCTGCCCTGAAGAAATCACTTGAGCCTGTCCATCTCACAAGGGCAGGGAGATGCCCTGCCTAGGTCTGAAGGACCTGCTGTACCTGCTGCTCCCAGTGGCAGAGTGAGGCTAAGGCAGCAGGAGGCTGGGAACCCTGCCTTGCCTGTCCCTTCCTCACCTGGCGCTGTCCCTACAACCTCAGAGCCCTCAGTGCCCCCCTGCTGAGGTACAAGAAGGAGCCTCTAGAAGGCAGGCCTGGGGGCAGCCTCAGCAGACCCTGCAGCTGACCTGCCTCTGGCTTCAGTCCCTGGTGGGGCCTGTGGCTGGAGTATGTCACCAAGCCCTGCTGGCGAGGACGCCAGGCTTGATCCGGGGCAAGAAGGATGTGTTGGCCACACAGAAAAGTGGGCCAGTaccaggcccagggctgggccttTTCCAGGGAGCCCCTGGCAGGCAGAGGGGTTGTCAGACAGAATGTGACTTGTGGCCTAACTATGGACATGGTATGGGATTGGTATGGCTGGTTTTAGGATCTTGTGCCTGGAGATAGCCTGAGGTGGCTCAGGTAACAGAGAAAGGGTGCCAGATCATTCTCTGGCAGGGACCAGGGCCCAAGGCCCCAGGGTTGGAAGGAGACCAAGGGGGCAGCTGCCCCAGAGGGACACCAGTGCTTCCTCTTGACCCAGCTTTTCCCCTGTGCTGTTACATGTTTTCCCACCAGTCTTTGTCGCCAAAGTTGCTGCCCCAGCCATGAATATCTGCTTCTCCCAGAGAAATAAAGttagtttctattttatgttACTTACTTGTGTCtgcctgtttctttccttcttgtccaGTCACCTGAGGCTCCTGGGCTCCCCAGCCCACTGCCATTTGTCCTGGACAGCAGGCTCTGTAGCACCACCTGTATAGACAGAGGGAGGGATTGCATGCCTAGTTTACCGTAAGGGGCTGGCAGAGGGCCTGATGGAGTCATGGACTCAGAATCCCCAGGTTTTCGCTCTGGAGTTTCCCTGAGGCAGGATATACTGCATGACAGAGTACACTAGCACAATTAACTGGAGTTAAGCCATAACATGAAAGGCCTGAATATgtataagtattttctttttctaataattcatgtgattcaaaattcaaaaagtacCAAAAACTATACAGTGACATTTCCCATTCCAGCTGCTAGCTCCCCTCTCCAGAGGCTGTTTCTCATCAGTTTCTcgtatgtttcttattttttttcatctacagTATTCTGTTTAtagtaattaatttatttatttttgctttatagggccgcacccacagcttatggagggtcgcaggcgaggggtcaaatcggagctacaactgccggctgcaccacagccacagaaacacaggatccaagccgcgtctgcgacgtacatcacagctcagggcaacgccagatccttaacccactgagcaaggccagggatcgaaccctcaacctcatcgttcctagtcggattcgttctactgttccacgacgggaactccacacctacAGTATTTTGAAGAGCTCTGTAGCCATACTGGAAGATCTTCCCCATTCTTGTTTAGGGTTGCATGGATATGGATGTACTATAACCTATTTAACCAGGCCtcttttgatggatatttggtGGTTTCCAGTCCTCTGCAGTTACAGCCATTTCAGCAATAAATGGCAGATGTGGGTTATACTTCATTTGGAAGGCAATCTGAAGGATGAGTTCCCAGAACTGGTGCTCCTGAGTCAGAGTGTGTAGTAATAAGGGATCCTGCCAACTTTCTCCCCATGGAGGAGGCTGTTCCCAGTATCACAGCCACCAGAGTATGTGAGAGCTTTCCACATGGTACCAGAACTTTCTGACTTTTGATAGTCTGACAGGTGGAAAATGGTGTGTCTGTAGTTTTTAATCTGCATCCctctaatgaatgaatgaacgtttttttaaaaatgttgtgctatttatatttcctttctatGAGATACCTATTGATAGCCCTGACCTActaaaaagttaaattaataaTCCATTTCTTACTGGTTTTTAGGAATTTACTGGATCAAGACATTTAGCCTTTTGTGCTTTGCCATATCATCTGAACTTTAGGAAAAGAGATAAATCATAAGAAAGGATGCTAACAGCTTGggtttattaaaaacaaagaccagaagttcccgtcgtggcacagtggttaacgaatccgactaggaaccatgaggttgcgggttcggtccctgcccttgctcagtgggttaaggatccggtgctgctgtgagctgtagtgaaggtcacagacatggctcggatcccacgttgctgtggctctggcataggccggcagctacagctccgatccgacccctcgcctgggaacctccatatgccgagggagcggcccaagaaatagcaaaagacaaaaaaaaaaacaaagaccattCAGGATGGGTCTGGGTTGCTCTCAGTATCTGGGGCTCAAAGCTGGCCTACATGGTGGTCCTGAGGCTTGGGAGGACTTTAGCCTTCAGATCCAAATGTGTTTTGTGTACACTGTTCATCAGGCAGGAATTAAATTCTATTTagctgcaatttttaaaaatcagtcaaaTGTGATATAGAATGGGCAAAGTATTAAGTTACCTTTGGGCATTGCTATTAGACCTGGATTCTATTCTTGGGAAAgtttcttaacctttctgagcctgtaAACTGGGGGAGAGTATTTATAGaatggttgtgaggattaagtgaggtcacataggtaaaacattttgctaagtgcATGGGCCATGATAAGCACCCAATAAATTATAATCATAATACGTTCTATTTCTTCATGTTCCTGCCTGTCCCTACCAATCAGTAGTTTACATTATACACAGAACAGTTCTGTGTGTACAACTGTCTTCTTTTCTGACCCACCCCCTTTGTGGAAACAATTTGTTCTTTTGCTACAAAGTCATTCCTATTTATAGATCATGGGCATTTTttaccccattaaaaaaaatgtcactgggggagttccctggtggcacagtgggttagggatctggcattgtccctgctgtggcttgggtttgattcctggtctgggaacttgagaatgctgcaggcatggccaaaaaaagtcattttttggtGGACGAAAGCAGAGCtaacacatttcaaaaatattttttgtaagtGGGATATGGAAGTATCTGGGGGTTTCTCAGGGGGTCAGGAGACCCAAGGTACTTTTCTTGTCAAACACACAGTTCCCTAAACCCTAGGGTTTCTTGCTGTTTTTCTCACTCCTCATCAGCCTGCCAGCTCTGCCAGCATCTCCTAGGTTTAGTGAAAAGATGGTAAGGGAAAATACTAAAAAGTCGACCCAGGTTTGTTTGCCAACATGGAGAATCAATAACTCAGTAAGAATTCATTGGGTACCTTCTTTGTGTCAAGCCCTGAAGAGGGGATACAAGTTGAACAATGTCTATGTCCCAGGGGATTATGATACTGCAGCAAGATGATGAGTGCTCTCAGATCATTATGTGCCAAGTGCCTTGGGATCAGAGGAGGTGGCTCCCCAGAGAAGGTGACACTGTGCTGACCTGATGGAGAAGAACAGGCATGTGCCGGGAAGGTGAGGCAGTATGAAAGCATGGCGGGTGTGGGGAACTGCACATGTAAAGGTGTGGAGACAAACTGGCCTGTCCTGGGTACTCAAGTTGGCAAGGCTAGCACCAGTCCTTCTGTTAAGCATCTGGAGTGGTTGCAGGGAGCTTTCGTGTGATCCTGGTGAGTGAGGCAGGCCTGGATCATGAAGCCGCTGGTGTGAAATGCTGAGTTACCTAATTTATAGACAAAGGGAGAtggcagagaagcagcagcagaggaATAATGTGGTTGGACCTGTGTTTTGAAGAGAGATGGCTGTGCTTAAAAGTGGCTTGCCTCTCCAGTGCAATTACAAGTGGAGGGAAGATCTAGCATATGTGCCTTACTGCACACTGGGAAAATAAAGGTGTTCTTAATCTGAAGCAAATTAACTTTTACAGAAATCTGAACTTTGGGAATAGAGGGACCACTAATTCCTGGAATCCTTGGGTAAAGCAGGGGTTCCTGAAAGCCAGTCCAGGGCCAGTGCTGGACTAGGGTCGAATTTTCACTGGCTTGTGGTGAAATGATAAGAACCAAGAAACTGGGTTTTTCTTAAAATTGCAAGGACTATCTTTATTCTGAGATCGTTTTGTCTTCCTACATTTTTGGTGTTGGAATGGCTATTCTTGGTGGTGACGGTAGAGGAAATGGTAGGTGGTAAATTTGTCTCCGTGCCCTTACATAGCAATGCTATGTCCGCACACCATCTCAAGAAATTATTGTGTAAACCATGATGCCTGAAATCTATCTTCATAACGCCTGGGCAAGAGTGCTTTTGTGTTGGGGAGCACCACCTATTGGCAATATGTGACATTACAGTCTCTTGGGCTAAATGTCATGATAAGGGGACAGAGGGATAAGATTGTATAGACATTGCCCAATAAATCAATTAGGTCCAAAAGGTCCTGGCCCAGGTTCTTGGGTGCTTAAAGGGCTCATTCCAGAAAAGCTTCAAGGGAAAGAACAGTTTACCCAACATCTGGAGCCAAACAGCGGCCACCTAGGATTAAATGCCAGGAAAAGGGACCAAGTGGGGGCTTTGAAGGAGCCTACCTGTAACCAAGGAAAGAAACTCTGGGCTACCTGGAAGGATGCTGGGGGCTCAAGGAAAACTCTGAGAAGGATGCAGGTGCCCTTTGGGAAGCCCCTACcctcactgtattttattttatttatttatttttattttattttttttgtcttttgttgttgttgttgctatttcttgggccgctcccgtggcatatggaggttcccaggctaggggttgaatcggagctgtagccaccggcctacgccagagccacagcaacgcaggatccgagccacgtctgcaacctacaccacagctcacggcaacgccggatcgttaacccactgagcaagggcagggaccgaacccgcaacctcatggttcctagtcggattcgttaaccactgcgccacgacgggaactcccctcactgtattttttaatgttgtttttatGATTGTCATATGTGTGCATTGTTGAACTAAGACTTCAGAAAAgcatgagaaaattaaaattacccgGAAAGCCACTCgaaattttgatgtattttcttccagtttttttttcctgtgcatatatattgtctttattgtggttttataaaaataaggtAATTTGGCTTGTACTGTTATATACCTGCCTTTTTTACTTAACGTTTGATACCATAAGCCGTCCTCTTTTTCAGCCaacctcgtggcatatggaagtttctgggccagggatcaaatctgagccacagatgtagcaacactggatccttaacccactgtgccaggccagggatcaaaccggcacccTCAGAGAGACAAGCTGGATAATTAGcgtgctgtgccacaatgggaactcccacaaacagttttctgtatctttaaattcattttctcaaagGATACTTAAACACTGCGTTTTTTCATTctatcaaaattaaatataaaaattctctaTTAACACAttattttgttaacatttttgttttgtgacaAATTATAGATATTGCTAAATGGCTTTTCAGAAAGATTTGTctcccttatttaaaaaaaacctatttttttttgttttttgtttttgttttttgtcttttctagggccgcttctgtggcatatggaggttcccaggctaggggtcaaatcggagctgcagccgccagcctatgccagagccacagcaacatgggatccgagccacgtctgcaacctacaccacagctcacggcaacgccggatcgttaacccactgagcgaggccagggatggaacccacaacctcatggttcccagttggattgttaaccacagagccacaacaggaactccaaaacctatgtTTTTAAAGAGAGGGCTTATATTTTGGagctttgtttaaaaatacttctgaatGAAGTGACCTGTTGAGAATAGTCCAGATGGTTGAAAGAGATAGGCCATGAGTTGATAATTGTTGGAGCTGGGGATGGAATATGAGGGCTCATTCTACTTAAGAGGGTGAATGAACTGTTCCAGgataaaaagctaaacaaaaatatatgcactCTTCAGGTAGGGACATTTTCACTGTCCCAACTATCTTCTCTGAAGCTGTCTCTTTGGAGTTTTCTCCCTTGGTTCTTGCTGCCACTACCAGGATGGCTCCCAGAATGCATGGTTTCCTCCTCTATGGCTCTGGCACCAGGTAGAGAGAATTGCTGCTGCCCTTTGTGAGGGAGAGACAAGGTGGAGCTTTACAAACCACTAGACCAAATTCTGAGGGAAACATCTCTAGTCCCATCATCACTAGCCTCACCACAGGCTGCATCTTGTGTGTTCACCCTTTATCCTAAGGTATCATTATCCTTGCTACTTAAAGGGTGGCATGAGGTAGGAAGAGCAGTGTTAGCACCATCTGGGAACCTGCTAGAAATGTAGAAGCCAGGCCCTACCCTGGACCTCCTGAACTGGAATCTCCATTCACCAGCATTCCCAGGGGAGCCTATCACATGATCAAGAGTGTAAAGCCTGGAAGTAAGGCAGCTCCACTCTAATCCCAAAGAGCTGGTGGGCCCTGGGTGGCCATGCCTGGGTCCAAGGACCCCTGATCCTCTCCCAGAAGGGGATGTCCTCCCTATGCATCCTTCCTGATGAACCATCGCCACTGTAACATCCCCCTCTTGAATAAACAATTAatcatttaaacatatatatcaacaaagtcctactatacagcacagagaactatattcaatgtcctatgataaatcataatggaaaaggacattttaaaaagagtatgtgtgtgtatacacataaatataatgGGATCACTTtggtgtatagcagaaattaatacacactgtaaatcaactatacttcaatacaaataAACACAGGGAGCAGGGTcaggatggtggaggagtaggacgTGGAACTCACCTtctccacaaacacatcaaaaataaccatctacatgtggaacaattttCACTGAACATCTACTGAACTGGCCTAAGACCTCAGACtgccaaaagggcaagaaaccctccaaataactgggtagaacaagaggggggaaaagagagagaaaagagaaaaaaaaggaatcaggacaggaccagaaCTCCTAAGAGGGAGCTGTTAAAAGAAATCTGGggcctgggaagccacctaactgatagGGAGATCAGCTGGGACAGAGGGGGAGGCTCAACGCCTCAGAGAAAAGAGCAGCAGCGGGTCTGAAGAGGGCAAGGCAGAGAGCGAATGGCAGAGACCACCTGTACCACCACCTAGCACACTACAGCCTGAGACATTCGGGAAGGGGCTGGGCACCGACACTAGGGCTATCGGGGAGAGGACTAGAGTtagctgtgtggaaacagcctgagtgGGGTAGGGAGTGGTGTGACACAGTGTGAGGAAGCCTGGGACCAtgagagaagcaaggcaccacttTTTGGGAGGATAAGAGGCAGAGGGGCAGGACCAGCATGGGAATTTTCTCTACACACAAATgggctctcaggcagcagggTGCCTCTTATGTGGACTATAGGAGTAggtgcaaaccactgcagtcatctCAAACTCCAGAGGTGGCTAAGGCCTGCCACCACTAAGGGTCCCaagaacaggcaccacctgtagccccagtcacctcaggggtcactGCCATGGAGGACTCTGCAACCGAACACCAACTGTTGTTCTCACCTCCCTGTGAATGCACACATCCTGCTGTGGCCACACCAAGGGCTCTGGGTGTGGGCCCTACTTCCCTCAGAGTCACTGCCACCACAGAGGGCTCTGCAACCAGGAACAGCCTGCATCTCCCACCTCCCCATGGATCCCCACCACTGCCAAGGACGTGGTAATCAGGTACCACATGCAGGGCGTCCCTCTGCACCCACCTCAGCACAGGCAGGCCATGCATCTGCACACCCCCTATTAAGGGGATAACAATCGGCACACActgagacagcaagcatccaaaccaaaagcagctctCACGGCAaaaaaatagtaagccctcacaagctacccagAAGCACTCCgtatataaatagccctccaagactacagtagataattgttttccctaaattcacagagtaagaaaaatataagcaaaatgaagaagcataggaaccactcccagttaaaagaacaggattcccctgaaggagcaaacaaggaaacagacctcGGCAGTCTAACAGGtatcaagttcaaaaaggaggtaatgaaaatactgaaggaaataagaacagatatcaacagtaatgcagattactttaaaaagaaatcagagggagttcccattgtggtgcagtagaactgaatccaactagtatgcatgagcatgcaggttcaatccctggcctcactcagtgggttatggacccagcattgctgtgagctgtggtgtaggtcacagatgtggttcggatcctgcattgctgtggctgtggtgtagcccagcagctgtagcttcaatatgacccctagcctgggaactcctatatgctgcgggtgcagccctaaaatgcaaaaaaaaaggggaggggactAGAAACTAtagggaggagccaagaaaaattaggaatttcatttgcagagatgaagtCTGACTTAAAgacattgaagagcagaatgaataatgtggaATCACAAATAAGAgacttagaagatagaataatgaaaatcacccaatcaggacagcagacagaaaacaaaataaaaaaaatgaaagcaatataagagacctatgggataatataaaggggGCCAaactacacataataggaattccaggagaagatggaaaagaagggggattgaaaatatatttgaagaaattgtgtctgaaacctttccaaatctaaagaaggaaacatatcaagatacaggaagaagagagggccccaaacaagctgaaaccaagacatattgtaataaaaacggcaaaagttcAAGATAAGaggaggattctaaaggcagcaagagaaaaacaaagacttaattataagggaacccccaaaaggctatcagttgatttatctgcagaaatgctacaggccagaagatggtggcaagatgtattcaaagttctaaaagggaaaaatttgcagcctagactACTCTACTcaacaagattatcatttaaaatagaaagaaaaataaagaattt is a genomic window of Sus scrofa isolate TJ Tabasco breed Duroc chromosome 13, Sscrofa11.1, whole genome shotgun sequence containing:
- the TNK2 gene encoding activated CDC42 kinase 1 isoform X3; amino-acid sequence: MGALKPQDLIRGQRPRGAVALRLGSSSMQPEEGTGWLLELLSEVQLQQYFLRLRDDLNVTRLSHFEYVKNEDLEKIGMGRPGQRRLWEAVKRRKAACKRRSWMSKSTFRKTSPTPGGPAGEGSLQSLTCLIGEKDLHLFEKLGDGSFGVVRRGEWDAPSGKTVSVAVKCLKPDVLSQPEAMDDFIREVNAMHSLDHRNLIRLYGVVLTPPMKMVTELAPLGSLLDRLRKHQGHFLLGTLSRYAVQVAEGMGYLESKRFIHRDLAARNLLLATRDLVKIGDFGLMRALPQNDDHYVMQEHRKVPFAWCAPESLKTRTFSHASDTWMFGVTLWEMFTYGQEPWIGLNGSQILHKIDKEGERLPRPEDCPQDVYNVMVQCWAHKPEDRPTFVALRDFLLEAQPTDMRALQDFEEPDKLHIQMNDVITVIEGRAENYWWRGQNTRTLCVGPFPRNVVTSVAGLSAQDISQPLQNSFIHTGHGDSDPRHCWGFPDKIDELYLGNPMDPPDLLSVELSASRPPQHLGRVKREPPPRPPQPAIFTQKPTYDPVSEDQDPLSSDLKRLSLRKPGLPRGLWLAKPSARVPGTKAGRGSGEITLIDFSEEPVAPAPRPCAPSLAQLAMDACSLLDKTPPQSPTRALPRPLHPTPVVDWDARPLPPPPAYDDVAQDEDDFEVCSINSTLVGAEVSAGSSQGETNYAFVPEPAQLLPPLEDNLFLPPQGGGKPPNSAQTAEIFQALQQECMRQLQVPASSLVPLPSPGADDKPQVPPRVPIPPRPTRPRGELSPAPSSEEEMGRWPGPASPPRVPPREPLSPQGSRTPSPLVPPGSSPLPPRLSSSPGKTMPTTQSFASDPKYATPQVIQAPGPRAGPCILPIVRDGKKVSSTHYYLLPERPPYLERYQRFLREAQSPEEADPMPVPLLLPPPSTPAPAAPTATVRPMPQAAPDPKANFSTNNSNPGARPPALRATARLPQRVCPGEGPEAGCPADKIQMLQAMVHGVTTEECQAALQSHSWSVQRAAQYLKVPYLLPALAFRDPEDWVCSSPPTHPLPTPLPGSPRPCPCLAPRSPSVSHGTTFCSSGGAAIWVGSAAPRRVPQSAGDVRLEPGAGGLSPAGLLRLRPPQVSSPTLHKR
- the TNK2 gene encoding activated CDC42 kinase 1 isoform X9, producing the protein MGERSAYQRLTGADEGPQRLGSSSMQPEEGTGWLLELLSEVQLQQYFLRLRDDLNVTRLSHFEYVKNEDLEKIGMGRPGQRRLWEAVKRRKAACKRRSWMSKVFSGKRLEAEFPPHHSQSTFRKTSPTPGGPAGEGSLQSLTCLIGEKDLHLFEKLGDGSFGVVRRGEWDAPSGKTVSVAVKCLKPDVLSQPEAMDDFIREVNAMHSLDHRNLIRLYGVVLTPPMKMVTELAPLGSLLDRLRKHQGHFLLGTLSRYAVQVAEGMGYLESKRFIHRDLAARNLLLATRDLVKIGDFGLMRALPQNDDHYVMQEHRKVPFAWCAPESLKTRTFSHASDTWMFGVTLWEMFTYGQEPWIGLNGSQILHKIDKEGERLPRPEDCPQDVYNVMVQCWAHKPEDRPTFVALRDFLLEAQPTDMRALQDFEEPDKLHIQMNDVITVIEGRAENYWWRGQNTRTLCVGPFPRNVVTSVAGLSAQDISQPLQNSFIHTGHGDSDPRHCWGFPDKIDELYLGNPMDPPDLLSVELSASRPPQHLGRVKREPPPRPPQPAIFTQKPTYDPVSEDQDPLSSDLKRLSLRKPGLPRGLWLAKPSARVPGTKAGRGSGEITLIDFSEEPVAPAPRPCAPSLAQLAMDACSLLDKTPPQSPTRALPRPLHPTPVVDWDARPLPPPPAYDDVAQDEDDFEVCSINSTLVGAEVSAGSSQGETNYAFVPEPAQLLPPLEDNLFLPPQGGGKPPNSAQTAEIFQALQQECMRQLQVPASSLVPLPSPGADDKPQVPPRVPIPPRPTRPRGELSPAPSSEEEMGRWPGPASPPRVPPREPLSPQGSRTPSPLVPPGSSPLPPRLSSSPGKTMPTTQSFASDPKYATPQVIQAPGPRAGPCILPIVRDGKKVSSTHYYLLPERPPYLERYQRFLREAQSPEEADPMPVPLLLPPPSTPAPAAPTATVRPMPQAAPDPKANFSTNNSNPGARPPALRATARLPQRVCPGEGPEAGCPADKIQMLQAMVHGVTTEECQAALQSHSWSVQRAAQYLKVPYLLPALAFRDPEDWVCSSPPTHPLPTPLPGSPRPCPCLAPRSPSVSHGTTFCSSGGAAIWVGSAAPRRVPQSAGDVRLEPGAGGLSPAGLLRLRPPQVSSPTLHKR